From a single Planococcus shenhongbingii genomic region:
- the rpsF gene encoding 30S ribosomal protein S6 produces MREYELMYIIQPAIEEEAKKALVERFNDILTSNGAEIIESKEWGKRRLAYEINDLREGFYQIVKVNAGSEAINEYTRLANINEDIIRHIAVRKDA; encoded by the coding sequence ATGAGAGAGTATGAATTAATGTACATTATTCAGCCTGCAATTGAAGAGGAAGCTAAAAAAGCTCTAGTCGAGCGTTTTAACGACATCCTTACTTCTAACGGTGCTGAAATCATCGAGTCGAAAGAGTGGGGTAAACGTCGTTTAGCTTATGAAATCAACGATTTACGTGAAGGTTTCTACCAAATCGTAAAAGTAAACGCTGGTTCTGAAGCTATCAACGAATACACACGTCTTGCGAACATTAACGAAGACATTATTCGTCATATCGCTGTACGCAAAGACGCGTAA
- the ssb gene encoding single-stranded DNA-binding protein: MINRVVLVGRLTKDPDLRYTPSGAAVARFTLAVNRTFSNAQGEKETDFINCTVWRKQAENTANFLKKGSLAGVEGRIQTGSYEGQDGKRVYTTEVVADSVQFLEPKNSGANANADRSQGQQPSYQQNQSPSPSQQNYTRVDQDPFSSGSGPIEVSDDDLPF; the protein is encoded by the coding sequence ATGATTAACCGAGTTGTTTTAGTCGGAAGACTGACAAAAGATCCGGATCTTCGCTATACCCCAAGCGGTGCGGCAGTTGCCCGTTTTACACTGGCTGTAAACCGGACATTCTCCAATGCGCAAGGTGAGAAAGAAACGGATTTTATCAATTGTACTGTTTGGCGCAAACAAGCTGAAAACACAGCGAACTTCTTGAAAAAAGGAAGCCTGGCTGGCGTTGAAGGCCGCATTCAAACTGGAAGCTACGAAGGGCAGGATGGAAAACGCGTCTATACGACTGAAGTTGTGGCTGACAGCGTCCAATTTCTTGAGCCGAAAAACTCTGGAGCTAATGCTAATGCAGACCGTTCACAAGGCCAACAGCCATCCTATCAGCAGAACCAATCGCCGAGCCCAAGTCAGCAAAATTATACACGTGTAGACCAGGATCCATTCTCAAGCGGCAGCGGCCCGATCGAAGTATCGGATGACGATTTGCCGTTCTAA
- the ychF gene encoding redox-regulated ATPase YchF encodes MALTAGIVGLPNVGKSTLFNAITKAGAEAANYPFCTIDPNVGIVEVPDERLDKLTELVVPKKTIPTAFEFTDIAGIVKGASKGEGLGNKFLSHIREVDAIVQVVRCFADENVTHVSGKVDPISDIEVINLELILADMESIEKRIARAAKLVKQKDKDAIAEEPVLMKLREAFEAGDLARSIDFTEDELRIAKNLNLLTLKPMLYAANVAEDEITDADNNEYVQQVRDYAAQQNSEVIVVCAKIEEEMAELEDEEKEMFLEELGIKESGLDQLIKASYNLLGLATYFTAGVQEVRAWTFKKGMKAPQCAGVIHSDFERGFIRAETVAYEDLVETGSMAAAKEAGKVRQEGKEYVVKDGDVMLFRFNV; translated from the coding sequence TTGGCATTAACTGCAGGGATTGTAGGTTTACCAAACGTGGGGAAATCCACATTATTCAATGCTATTACTAAAGCGGGGGCCGAAGCAGCCAACTACCCGTTCTGTACAATAGATCCAAACGTCGGAATTGTTGAAGTGCCGGATGAGCGCTTAGACAAACTGACTGAGTTGGTGGTACCGAAGAAAACAATACCGACAGCTTTTGAATTTACAGATATCGCCGGCATCGTAAAAGGCGCAAGCAAAGGCGAAGGGCTTGGAAATAAATTCCTTTCTCATATCCGTGAAGTAGACGCTATCGTTCAAGTGGTGCGCTGTTTTGCTGATGAAAATGTCACACATGTATCCGGAAAAGTTGACCCGATTTCAGATATTGAAGTTATTAACTTGGAATTGATTCTTGCGGACATGGAAAGCATTGAAAAACGCATTGCCCGTGCTGCCAAATTGGTGAAGCAAAAAGACAAAGATGCGATTGCTGAAGAGCCGGTACTGATGAAACTTCGTGAGGCATTCGAAGCTGGGGACTTAGCTCGTTCCATCGACTTTACAGAAGACGAACTGCGCATCGCAAAAAACTTGAATTTATTAACGCTTAAGCCGATGCTATACGCAGCAAACGTAGCGGAAGATGAAATTACCGATGCGGACAACAATGAATATGTTCAACAAGTCCGTGACTACGCAGCTCAGCAAAATTCAGAAGTCATCGTCGTTTGTGCGAAGATTGAAGAAGAAATGGCTGAACTGGAAGACGAAGAAAAAGAAATGTTCCTTGAAGAGCTTGGCATCAAAGAATCCGGTTTGGATCAATTGATCAAAGCATCATATAATTTGCTTGGGCTGGCAACGTATTTCACTGCTGGTGTACAGGAAGTGCGCGCTTGGACATTCAAAAAAGGCATGAAAGCTCCTCAATGTGCCGGCGTTATCCACTCTGACTTTGAACGCGGATTTATCCGTGCCGAAACAGTAGCTTACGAGGACCTGGTAGAAACAGGTTCAATGGCGGCTGCAAAAGAAGCAGGGAAAGTTCGTCAAGAAGGCAAAGAATACGTCGTTAAAGACGGAGATGTAATGCTGTTTAGATTTAACGTCTAA
- a CDS encoding DUF554 domain-containing protein, translated as MVLLGTLINAVLIVAGTFIGRALRNIPEKMKETVMYAIGLAVVVLGLQMGFESQNFVVVIISLVLGAVIGEWMNLDDKLNNFGHWMEDMLGAKKESKGSLAQGFVTATLIFIMGAMGIIGALESGLSNEHGVLISKGLIDGFTSIILASTLGIGVMLAAIPVFVYQGLIALFATQISLIIPDAALDMFITEMTATGGVMIVAIGLNMIGLTKIRVANLLPGVLVVGLIVTVIYKMNLG; from the coding sequence ATGGTTCTCTTAGGAACGTTGATTAACGCTGTTTTGATTGTAGCAGGGACATTTATTGGTAGAGCGCTCCGAAACATTCCTGAAAAAATGAAAGAAACCGTAATGTATGCCATCGGACTTGCAGTAGTGGTTCTTGGACTGCAAATGGGCTTCGAAAGCCAAAATTTTGTCGTCGTCATTATCAGTTTGGTACTTGGTGCAGTTATTGGGGAATGGATGAATTTAGATGATAAGTTGAATAACTTCGGTCATTGGATGGAAGATATGCTGGGTGCGAAAAAAGAAAGCAAGGGCAGCCTTGCCCAAGGTTTTGTAACAGCAACGCTTATTTTTATTATGGGTGCCATGGGGATTATCGGGGCTTTGGAGAGTGGCTTGAGCAATGAGCACGGCGTATTGATTTCAAAAGGATTGATTGATGGTTTTACATCAATTATTTTGGCTTCAACATTAGGAATAGGCGTCATGCTTGCAGCGATTCCCGTGTTCGTTTATCAAGGATTAATCGCGTTGTTCGCGACTCAAATCAGTTTGATCATTCCTGATGCGGCTTTGGATATGTTCATTACGGAAATGACTGCAACAGGCGGCGTTATGATTGTCGCCATCGGTTTGAATATGATTGGCCTTACTAAAATAAGAGTAGCGAATTTATTGCCGGGAGTATTGGTCGTTGGATTAATTGTTACGGTAATCTATAAGATGAATTTAGGTTAA
- a CDS encoding ParA family protein: MGRIIAIANQKGGVGKTTSSVNLSACLAYLGQKVLLIDIDPQGNATSGVGVNKGEVDQCIYEVLIDDVDIKDTIKETKVENLHVVPATISLAGAEIELVSTISREVRLKHALQEVKEMYDYIIIDCPPSLGLLTINSLTASDAIIIPVQCEYYALEGLSQLLSTIRLVQKHLNHDLMIDGVLLTMLDARTNLGIQVIEEVKKYFQDKVYRTIIPRNVRLSEAPSHGEPIIIYDPKSRGAEVYLELAREVIRNG; encoded by the coding sequence GTGGGTAGAATTATTGCGATCGCCAATCAAAAAGGCGGCGTAGGAAAAACAACGTCTTCAGTGAACTTGAGTGCCTGCCTTGCTTATTTAGGCCAAAAAGTTCTATTAATAGATATCGACCCTCAAGGAAATGCGACCAGTGGAGTTGGGGTCAACAAAGGCGAAGTCGACCAATGCATTTACGAAGTGTTGATCGATGACGTCGATATAAAAGATACCATTAAGGAAACAAAAGTAGAGAATCTGCATGTTGTGCCTGCCACCATCTCACTTGCAGGGGCAGAAATCGAACTTGTTTCGACTATTTCAAGAGAAGTGCGCTTAAAGCATGCGCTTCAAGAAGTAAAAGAAATGTACGATTACATTATTATTGATTGTCCTCCTTCGCTTGGTTTACTGACAATCAATTCATTGACGGCCTCAGATGCTATTATTATTCCAGTACAATGTGAATACTATGCGTTAGAAGGGCTGAGCCAGTTATTAAGCACGATTCGCCTTGTGCAAAAGCATTTAAACCACGACCTAATGATTGATGGAGTGTTGTTGACGATGCTTGATGCGCGGACGAATCTCGGCATACAAGTGATTGAAGAAGTGAAAAAGTATTTCCAAGATAAAGTTTATCGGACCATTATTCCACGGAATGTACGATTAAGCGAAGCACCGAGTCACGGGGAACCTATCATTATTTATGATCCGAAATCCCGAGGCGCAGAAGTGTATTTAGAATTGGCAAGGGAAGTGATTCGTAATGGCTAA
- a CDS encoding mechanosensitive ion channel family protein, with translation MWLNIGFVGLKVMLIIVMSGIIVRVAKMLIRKTFAVRIKGPLKYNERRQQTMSKLLENIVSYAVYFMAIIAVLSAFTIDITGLIAGAGVLGLAIGFGAQNLVRDVITGFFIIFEDQFSVGDYVRIGQAEGTVEEIGLRTTKVKGFTGELFIFPNGNVTDVVNFSIHNSIAVVDVNISYESDIARVEGLIQEFLVDLPEKYEQIIKPPELLGVQNITTTEIIMRITAETLPMQHFAVSRGIRRDLKDYLDKKGVEIPYPRMVMVQRSPEDSNPSVIAKK, from the coding sequence ATGTGGCTCAATATCGGTTTTGTCGGTTTAAAAGTGATGTTGATCATTGTAATGTCGGGAATTATTGTAAGGGTCGCAAAAATGTTGATTCGCAAAACATTTGCGGTACGCATAAAAGGTCCTTTGAAATACAACGAGCGGCGGCAACAGACGATGTCCAAATTGCTGGAGAACATTGTGTCGTATGCAGTCTATTTTATGGCGATTATCGCGGTATTGTCAGCCTTCACAATTGATATCACCGGGTTAATTGCTGGGGCCGGGGTTCTTGGCCTTGCCATCGGTTTCGGGGCTCAGAACTTGGTGCGTGATGTAATCACCGGATTCTTCATCATTTTTGAAGATCAGTTTTCAGTGGGAGATTACGTCCGGATTGGTCAAGCTGAAGGTACGGTTGAAGAAATTGGCTTGCGCACCACAAAAGTAAAGGGGTTTACAGGAGAATTATTTATTTTCCCGAACGGCAACGTGACGGATGTCGTCAATTTCTCTATCCATAACTCGATTGCAGTAGTGGATGTCAATATTTCTTATGAATCGGATATTGCACGAGTGGAAGGGCTAATCCAGGAGTTTCTAGTGGATCTTCCTGAAAAATACGAGCAGATTATAAAACCTCCTGAATTATTAGGGGTGCAAAACATCACCACAACAGAAATAATCATGCGAATTACAGCAGAAACCTTGCCGATGCAGCATTTTGCAGTTTCCCGCGGTATCCGCCGGGATTTGAAAGACTATTTGGACAAAAAAGGCGTGGAAATTCCTTACCCGCGGATGGTCATGGTGCAGCGGTCGCCTGAAGACTCCAATCCGTCGGTCATTGCTAAAAAGTAA
- a CDS encoding DUF3267 domain-containing protein, with protein MEPTHTIELKLEEIAPKALWINVLLLILFAAAYHLFAEPFSFRFSFNGVLLFIFGYTALIVLHELFHLIGFVLFGKVTIASLKYGINLKMGIAYATTSTAIRINAMKKALLLPFWTTAVIPTIIGFWIDSQVLVLLGAMLAAGAIGDFYMYRELLKERSDAWVLDDPELPRLHIYEQNPNIKSADQ; from the coding sequence ATGGAACCGACTCATACCATTGAATTGAAGTTAGAAGAAATCGCACCAAAGGCATTGTGGATCAATGTGCTGCTTCTGATTCTCTTTGCTGCCGCTTACCACCTGTTTGCTGAACCGTTTTCTTTCCGTTTTTCATTTAATGGCGTTCTGTTGTTTATCTTCGGCTATACGGCTCTGATTGTGCTCCACGAATTATTTCACTTGATCGGTTTTGTGCTATTTGGCAAAGTGACAATTGCTTCATTGAAATATGGTATTAATTTAAAAATGGGAATCGCTTATGCGACGACCAGTACGGCTATCCGCATTAACGCCATGAAAAAAGCGCTGCTGCTGCCTTTCTGGACAACCGCTGTCATCCCGACCATCATTGGATTTTGGATAGACAGCCAAGTATTAGTCCTTCTTGGCGCCATGCTCGCAGCCGGCGCCATTGGTGATTTTTATATGTACCGGGAACTGCTGAAAGAACGCAGCGACGCTTGGGTGCTGGATGACCCGGAACTTCCTCGCCTCCATATTTATGAACAAAATCCCAATATAAAAAGCGCCGATCAATGA
- a CDS encoding gamma-glutamylcyclotransferase family protein, whose product MLLFVYGTLKRGGKYHDYLGEAELVAEHAVAKGELYDTGLGYPAMTLSEQGEIHGEVYYIPKELWPAIDYLEDYTGGAATDLFNKVTIEVETEGKVLQTAVYIAASENLLKRKLETGNWDVAVTV is encoded by the coding sequence ATGTTGTTATTTGTATATGGAACGTTAAAGCGTGGCGGAAAATATCATGATTATTTAGGTGAAGCAGAGTTGGTCGCAGAGCATGCAGTTGCCAAAGGGGAACTATACGATACTGGGCTTGGCTATCCGGCAATGACTTTATCTGAACAAGGTGAAATTCACGGGGAAGTCTATTACATTCCCAAGGAACTATGGCCGGCAATCGACTATCTGGAAGATTATACAGGCGGTGCAGCTACGGATCTTTTCAACAAAGTGACGATTGAAGTCGAAACTGAAGGGAAAGTATTGCAGACCGCTGTCTATATCGCGGCATCTGAAAATTTGTTGAAGAGAAAATTGGAAACGGGCAACTGGGATGTGGCAGTAACCGTTTAA
- a CDS encoding DUF951 domain-containing protein: MEKKEYGLNDIVEMKKGHPCGANAWKIIRMGADIRIKCEGCQHSVMIPRVEFNKKIKKVLVKAEEE; this comes from the coding sequence ATGGAAAAGAAAGAGTATGGACTGAATGATATCGTGGAAATGAAAAAAGGGCATCCTTGCGGAGCAAATGCCTGGAAAATTATCCGCATGGGTGCTGACATCCGAATCAAATGCGAAGGCTGCCAACACAGTGTCATGATTCCGCGCGTCGAATTCAATAAGAAAATTAAAAAAGTTTTAGTAAAAGCCGAAGAAGAATAA
- the rpsR gene encoding 30S ribosomal protein S18, whose protein sequence is MAPRRGGKKRKKVCYFTSNNITHIDYKDTDLLKKFISERGKILPRRVTGTSAKWQRKLTIAVKRSRIMALLPFVAEER, encoded by the coding sequence ATGGCACCACGTCGCGGAGGAAAGAAACGTAAAAAGGTTTGTTATTTTACGTCAAACAACATCACGCACATCGACTATAAAGATACTGACCTATTGAAGAAATTTATTTCTGAAAGAGGAAAAATCTTGCCACGTCGTGTTACAGGCACTAGCGCTAAATGGCAACGCAAGTTGACAATCGCTGTCAAACGCTCTCGTATCATGGCACTTCTACCGTTTGTTGCGGAAGAAAGATAA
- a CDS encoding ParB/RepB/Spo0J family partition protein, translating to MAKGLGKGINALFPGESLSETETINQISIGEIRTNPYQPRKVFDEIALQELSDSIKEHGILQPVVLRKSGKYFELVVGERRFRAAKLAKLKEVPAIVKELTDQQMMELAILENLQREDLTPIEEAEAYQKLMEALNLTQEQLAFRLGKSRPHIANHIRLLALPENVRQMISDKQLTMGHGRTLLGLRQKKLIPDIAEKVVKENLNVRQLENLVQRLNDDVPRETIEKKKDLFIEEKQSELRDRFGTNVQIKKSKNKGKIEIEFFSEEDLERILELLN from the coding sequence ATGGCTAAAGGATTAGGAAAAGGAATTAATGCATTGTTCCCTGGCGAATCATTAAGCGAAACAGAAACAATCAACCAGATCAGCATCGGTGAAATTCGCACTAACCCTTATCAACCGCGAAAAGTATTTGACGAAATAGCTTTGCAGGAGTTGTCAGACTCCATTAAAGAACATGGCATCTTACAGCCGGTTGTCTTGCGAAAATCAGGAAAGTATTTTGAACTGGTAGTGGGAGAAAGACGTTTCCGTGCTGCGAAACTGGCGAAATTAAAAGAAGTGCCGGCAATTGTCAAAGAGCTGACTGATCAGCAAATGATGGAACTGGCTATTTTGGAGAACCTCCAGCGCGAAGATTTAACGCCTATTGAAGAAGCAGAAGCTTACCAGAAATTGATGGAAGCATTAAATTTAACGCAAGAGCAATTGGCGTTCCGATTGGGTAAGAGCCGGCCGCATATCGCTAACCACATCCGCTTACTGGCATTGCCTGAAAATGTGCGTCAAATGATTTCCGACAAACAGCTGACGATGGGGCATGGCCGTACATTGCTCGGACTACGGCAGAAAAAACTGATACCGGATATCGCAGAAAAAGTCGTGAAAGAGAATTTAAACGTCCGCCAACTGGAAAATTTAGTCCAGCGATTAAATGATGATGTTCCACGTGAAACAATTGAAAAGAAAAAAGATTTATTCATAGAAGAAAAGCAATCGGAACTGAGAGACCGTTTTGGAACAAATGTCCAAATCAAGAAAAGCAAAAACAAAGGGAAAATCGAAATTGAATTTTTCTCTGAAGAGGATTTGGAACGCATACTCGAACTTTTAAATTAA